One part of the Phacochoerus africanus isolate WHEZ1 chromosome 7, ROS_Pafr_v1, whole genome shotgun sequence genome encodes these proteins:
- the MARCHF9 gene encoding E3 ubiquitin-protein ligase MARCHF9: MLKSRLRMFLNELKLLVLTGGGRPRAEPQPRGGGGGGCGWAPFAGCSTPDGDGDEEEYYGSEPRARGLAGDKEPRAGPPPPPAPPPPPPGALDALSLSSSLDSGLRTPQCRICFQGPEQGELLSPCRCDGSVRCTHQPCLIRWISERGSWSCELCYFKYQVLAISTKNPLQWQAISLTVIEKVQIAAIVLGSLFLVASISWLIWSSLSPSAKWQRQDLLFQICYGMYGFMDVVCIGLIVHEGSSVYRIFKRWQAVNQQWKVLNYDKTKDIGGDAGGGTAGKPGPRTSRTGPPSGATSRPPATQRMRTLLPQRCGYTILHLLGQLRPPDARSSSHSGREVVMRVTTV; the protein is encoded by the exons ATGCTCAAGTCTCGGCTCCGCATGTTCCTGAacgagctgaagctgctggtgcTGACGGGCGGGGGGCGGCCCCGGGCCGAGCCGCAGccccgggggggcgggggaggcggctGCGGCTGGGCGCCCTTCGCTGGCTGCTCGACCCCGGACGGCGACGGCGACGAAGAAGAGTACTACGGGTCGGAGCCGCGGGCCCGGGGCCTGGCTGGAGACAAGGAGCCGCGGGCAGGACCCCCGCCGCCTCCCGCTCCGCCGCCACCACCCCCGGGCGCGCTGGACGCCCTATCGCTCAGCAGCAGCCTGGACAGCGGGCTCCGAACCCCCCAGTGCCGAATCTGCTTCCAGGGCCCGGAGCAG GGGGAGCTCCTGAGCCCCTGCCGCTGCGACGGCTCTGTGCGCTGCACGCACCAGCCCTGCCTCATCCGCTGGATCAGCGAGAGGGGCTCCTGGAGCTGTGAGCTCTGCTACTTCAAGTACCAGGTCCTGGCGATCAGCACCAAGAATCCCCTGCAG TGGCAGGCCATCTCCCTGACGGTCATTGAGAAGGTCCAGATTGCAGCCATagttctgggctctctcttcctcGTTGCCAGCATCTCCTGGCTCATCTGGTCCTCACTCAGCCCTTCAGCCAAGTGGCAACGGCAAGATCTGCTCTTTCAGATCTGCTACGGCATGTATGGCTTCATGGATGTCGTCTGCATAG GCCTCATCGTCCATGAAGGCTCCTCTGTCTACCGTATCTTCAAGCGCTGGCAGGCAGTGAACCAGCAGTGGAAGGTCCTGAATTACGATAAGACCAAGGACATAGGAGGAGATGCAGGGGGAGGGACGGCAGGGAAGCCGGGCCCCAGGACCTCACGGACGGGCCCCCCCTCTGGGGCCACTAGCCGCCCTCCAGCTACCCAGCGCATGCGGACGCTCTTGCCTCAGCGCTGTGGTTACACAATCCTGCATCTCCTTGGACAGCTGCGGCCACCAGATGCCCGTTCCAGTTCTCATTCTGGCCGTGAGGTTGTCATGAGGGTCACCACGGTCTGA
- the TSPAN31 gene encoding tetraspanin-31, producing MVCGGFACSKNALCALNVVYMLVGLLLIGVAAWAKGLGLVSSIHIIGGVIAVGVFLLLIAVAGLVGAVNHHQVLLFFYMIILGLVFVFQFGISCSCLAINISKQTDIINASWRVMSNKTRNELERSFDCCGLFNLTTLDQQDYAFCTAICKSRSPSCQMCGEKFLRHSDEALKILGGVGLFFSFTEILGVWLAMRFRNQKDPRANPSAFL from the exons ATGGTCTGCGGAGGCTTTGCCTGCTCCAAGAATGCGCTGTGTGCGCTCAACGTGGTCTACATG CTGGTAGGCTTGTTGCTCATTGGAGTGGCTGCTTGGGCTAAAGGCCTGGGTCTGGTGTCCAGCATCCACATCATCGGAGGAGTCATAGCCGtgggagtcttccttcttctcatCGCGGTGGCTGGACTGGTGGGTGCTGTCAACCACCATCAAGTACTGCTATTCTTT TACATGATCATCCTTGGCTTGGTCTTCGTCTTCCAGTTTGGAATCTCTTGCTCATGTCTGGCTATTAACATAAGCAAACAG ACAGATATCATCAATGCTTCTTGGCGGGTCATGAGCAACAAGACTCGGAATGAACTGGAAAGAAgttttgattgctgtggcttgttcAACCTCACAACCCTGGATCAACAAGATTATGCTTTCTGCACTGCA ATCTGCAAGAGCCGGAGCCCCTCATGTCAGATGTGTGGAGAGAAGTTTCTTAGGCATTCAGATGAAGCCCTGAAAATCTTGGGAGGTGTTGGACTCTTCTTTAGCTTTACAGAG ATCCTTGGTGTTTGGCTAGCAATGAGATTTCGGAATCAGAAGGACCCTCGAGCCAACCCTAGTGCCTTTCTATGA
- the CDK4 gene encoding LOW QUALITY PROTEIN: cyclin-dependent kinase 4 (The sequence of the model RefSeq protein was modified relative to this genomic sequence to represent the inferred CDS: deleted 1 base in 1 codon), which produces MATSRYEPVAEIGVGAYGTVYKARDPHSGHFVALKSVRVPNGGGAEGALPISTVREVALLRRLEAFEHPNVVRLMDVCATARTDRETKVTLVFEHVDQDLRTYLDKAPPPGLPVETIKDLMRQFLRGLDFLHANCIVHRDLKPENILVTSGGTVKLADFGLARIYSYQMALTPVVVTLWYRAPEVLLQSTYATPVDMWSVGCIFAEMFRRKPLFCGNSEADQLGKIFDLIGLPPEDDWPRDVSLPRGAFSPRGPRPVQSVVPEMEESGAQLLLEMLTFNPHKRISAFRALQHSYLHKAEGNPE; this is translated from the exons ATGGCTACCTCCCGGTATGAACCAGTGGCGGAGATTGGTGTTGGTGCCTATGGGACCGTGTACAAAGCGCGGGATCCCCACAGTGGCCACTTTGTGGCCCTCAAGAGCGTAAGAGTCCCCAATGGAGGAGGTGCT GAGGGGGCCCTGCCCATCAGCACGGTTCGTGAAGTGGCCTTACTGCGCCGGCTGGAGGCTTTCGAGCATCCCAATGTTGTCCG GCTGATGGATGTCTGTGCCACTGCCCGAACTGATCGAGAGACCAAAGTGACCCTGGTGTTTGAGCATGTGGACCAAGATCTAAGGACATATCTGGACAAGGCACCCCCACCAGGCTTGCCGGTGGAGACCATCAAG GATCTGATGCGTCAGTTTCTAAGAGGCCTAGATTTCCTTCATGCCAACTGCATCGTTCATCGAGACCTGAAGCCAGAGAACATTCTGGTTACAAGTGGTGGGACAGTCAAGCTGGCTGACTTTGGCCTGGCCAGAATCTACAGCTACCAGATGGCACTTACACCTGTG GTGGTTACACTCTGGTACCGTGCTCCAGAAGTTCTTTTGCAGTCTACGTATGCAACACCTGTGGACATGTGGAGCGTTGGCTGTATCTTCGCAGAGATGTTTCGTCGAAA GCCTCTCTTCTGTGGAAACTCTGAAGCTGACCAGTTAGGCAAAATCTTTGA CCTGATTGGGCTGCCCCCAGAGGATGACTGGCCCCGAGATGTGTCTCTACCCCGAGGAGCCTTTTCCCCCAGAGGGCCCCGCCCAGTGCAGTCGGTGGTACCTGAGATGGAGGAGTCTGGAGCACAGCTGCTACTG GAGATGCTGACTTTTAACCCACACAAGCGAATCTCTGCCTTCCGAGCCCTGCAGCACTCTTATCTACATAAGGCAGAAGGTAACCCAGAGTGA
- the LOC125131017 gene encoding 25-hydroxyvitamin D-1 alpha hydroxylase, mitochondrial isoform X1 — protein MTQTLKLASRVFHRVCCAPELGSRGSDSAPRGLADLPGPSTPGFLAELFCKGGLSRLHELQVQGAARFGPVWLASFGKVRTVYVAAPTLVEQLLRQEGPLPERCSFSPWTEHRRRRQRSCGLLTAEGEEWQRLRSLLAPLLLRPQAAARYAGTLHDVVQDLVRRLRSQRGLGAGPPALVRDVAGEFYKFGLEGESPGRDQQRRHPARVSWCPDSAPSRPGIAAVLLGSRLGCLEPEVPPDTETFIRAVGSVFVSTLLTMAMPSWLHRLVPGPWARLCRDWDQMFAFAQEHVERREAEAAMKSQGKPEEDLGSGAHLTYFLFREELPAPSILGNVTELLLAGVDTVSNTLSWALYELSRHPEVQMALHSEIKTALGPSSSAHPSATVLSQLPLLKAVVKEVLRLYPVVPGNSRVPDKDICVGDYIIPKNTLVTLCHYATSRDPAQFPEPNSFRPARWLGECPAPHPFASLPFGFGKRSCMGRRLAELELQMALAQILIHFEVQPEPGSAPIRPMTRTVLVPERSINLQFVDR, from the exons ATGACCCAAACCCTCAAGCTCGCTTCCAGAGTGTTCCATCGCGTCTGCTGTGCTCCTGAGCTGGGTTCCAGAGGCTCCGACTCAGCGCCTCGGGGATTGGCCGACCTCCCAGGCCCCTCCACGCCTGGTTTCCTTGCCGAACTTTTCTGCAAGGGGGGTCTGTCACGGCTACACGAGCTACAG GTGCAGGGTGCCGCGCGCTTCGGCCCAGTGTGGTTGGCCAGTTTCGGGAAGGTGCGCACGGTATACGTGGCGGCCCCTACGCTCGTCGAGCAGCTGCTACGACAGGAGGGACCCTTGCCCGAGCGCTGCAGCTTCTCACCCTGGACGGAGCACCGTCGCCGACGCCAGCGGTCTTGCGGACTGCTCACCGC GGAAGGTGAAGAATGGCAGAGGCTCCGCAGTCTCCTGGCCCCGTTGCTCCTCCGGCCTCAAGCGGCAGCCCGCTATGCCGGGACCCTGCATGATGTGGTCCAGGACCTTGTACGGCGACTGCGGAGCCAGCGGGGACTGGGCGCTGGGCCTCCCGCCCTGGTTCGGGACGTGGCAGGAGAGTTTTATAAGTTTGGACTAGAAGGTGAGTCCCCAGGCAGGGACCAGCAAAGGAGGCACCCGGCCAGGGTCTCCTGGTGCCCTGACAGCGCCCCCTCCCGGCCAGGCATTGCGGCGGTGCTGTTGGGTTCCCGCCTGGGCTGCCTGGAACCCGAAGTGCCGCCAGACACAGAGACTTTCATCCGCGCGGTGGGATCGGTGTTTGTGTCCACGCTCCTGACCATGGCGATGCCCAGCTGGCTGCACCGCCTCGTGCCGGGACCCTGGGCCCGCCTCTGCCGCGACTGGGACCAGATGTTTGCATTTG CCCAGGAGCACGTGGAGCGGCGAGAGGCCGAGGCTGCCATGAAGAGCCAGGGAAAACCTGAGGAGGACTTGGGATCTGGGGCGCACCTGACCTACTTCCTCTTCCGGGAAGAGCTGCCTGCCCCATCCATCCTGGGGAATGTGACAGAGTTGCTACTGGCTGGAGTGGACACG GTGTCCAACACGCTCTCCTGGGCTCTCTATGAACTCTCTCGGCACCCTGAAGTCCAGATGGCACTCCACTCTGAGATCAAAACTGCTTTGGGCCCCAGCTCCAGTGCCCACCCATCAGCCACTGTTCTATCCCAGCTGCCCCTGCTTAAGGCAGTGGTCAAGGAAGTGCTAAg ACTGTACCCTGTGGTACCTGGAAACTCCCGTGTGCCAGACAAAGACATTTGTGTGGGTGACTACATTATCCCCAAAAAT ACACTGGTCACTCTGTGTCACTATGCCACTTCAAGGGACCCCGCCCAGTTCCCAGAGCCAAATTCTTTTCGTCCAGCTCGCTGGCTGGGGGAATGTCCAGCCCCCCACCCATTTGCATCTCTCCCCTTTGGCTTTGGCAAGCGCAGCTGCATGGGGAGACGCCTGGCAGAGCTTGAGCTGCAAATGGCTTTGGCCCAG aTCTTGATCCACTTTGAGGTGCAGCCTGAGCCAGGTTCTGCCCCAATCAGACCCATGACCCGGACTGTTCTGGTACCTGAGAGAAGCATCAATCTACAGTTTGTGGACAGATAG
- the LOC125131017 gene encoding 25-hydroxyvitamin D-1 alpha hydroxylase, mitochondrial isoform X2, with translation MTQTLKLASRVFHRVCCAPELGSRGSDSAPRGLADLPGPSTPGFLAELFCKGGLSRLHELQVQGAARFGPVWLASFGKVRTVYVAAPTLVEQLLRQEGPLPERCSFSPWTEHRRRRQRSCGLLTAEGEEWQRLRSLLAPLLLRPQAAARYAGTLHDVVQDLVRRLRSQRGLGAGPPALVRDVAGEFYKFGLEGIAAVLLGSRLGCLEPEVPPDTETFIRAVGSVFVSTLLTMAMPSWLHRLVPGPWARLCRDWDQMFAFAQEHVERREAEAAMKSQGKPEEDLGSGAHLTYFLFREELPAPSILGNVTELLLAGVDTVSNTLSWALYELSRHPEVQMALHSEIKTALGPSSSAHPSATVLSQLPLLKAVVKEVLRLYPVVPGNSRVPDKDICVGDYIIPKNTLVTLCHYATSRDPAQFPEPNSFRPARWLGECPAPHPFASLPFGFGKRSCMGRRLAELELQMALAQILIHFEVQPEPGSAPIRPMTRTVLVPERSINLQFVDR, from the exons ATGACCCAAACCCTCAAGCTCGCTTCCAGAGTGTTCCATCGCGTCTGCTGTGCTCCTGAGCTGGGTTCCAGAGGCTCCGACTCAGCGCCTCGGGGATTGGCCGACCTCCCAGGCCCCTCCACGCCTGGTTTCCTTGCCGAACTTTTCTGCAAGGGGGGTCTGTCACGGCTACACGAGCTACAG GTGCAGGGTGCCGCGCGCTTCGGCCCAGTGTGGTTGGCCAGTTTCGGGAAGGTGCGCACGGTATACGTGGCGGCCCCTACGCTCGTCGAGCAGCTGCTACGACAGGAGGGACCCTTGCCCGAGCGCTGCAGCTTCTCACCCTGGACGGAGCACCGTCGCCGACGCCAGCGGTCTTGCGGACTGCTCACCGC GGAAGGTGAAGAATGGCAGAGGCTCCGCAGTCTCCTGGCCCCGTTGCTCCTCCGGCCTCAAGCGGCAGCCCGCTATGCCGGGACCCTGCATGATGTGGTCCAGGACCTTGTACGGCGACTGCGGAGCCAGCGGGGACTGGGCGCTGGGCCTCCCGCCCTGGTTCGGGACGTGGCAGGAGAGTTTTATAAGTTTGGACTAGAAG GCATTGCGGCGGTGCTGTTGGGTTCCCGCCTGGGCTGCCTGGAACCCGAAGTGCCGCCAGACACAGAGACTTTCATCCGCGCGGTGGGATCGGTGTTTGTGTCCACGCTCCTGACCATGGCGATGCCCAGCTGGCTGCACCGCCTCGTGCCGGGACCCTGGGCCCGCCTCTGCCGCGACTGGGACCAGATGTTTGCATTTG CCCAGGAGCACGTGGAGCGGCGAGAGGCCGAGGCTGCCATGAAGAGCCAGGGAAAACCTGAGGAGGACTTGGGATCTGGGGCGCACCTGACCTACTTCCTCTTCCGGGAAGAGCTGCCTGCCCCATCCATCCTGGGGAATGTGACAGAGTTGCTACTGGCTGGAGTGGACACG GTGTCCAACACGCTCTCCTGGGCTCTCTATGAACTCTCTCGGCACCCTGAAGTCCAGATGGCACTCCACTCTGAGATCAAAACTGCTTTGGGCCCCAGCTCCAGTGCCCACCCATCAGCCACTGTTCTATCCCAGCTGCCCCTGCTTAAGGCAGTGGTCAAGGAAGTGCTAAg ACTGTACCCTGTGGTACCTGGAAACTCCCGTGTGCCAGACAAAGACATTTGTGTGGGTGACTACATTATCCCCAAAAAT ACACTGGTCACTCTGTGTCACTATGCCACTTCAAGGGACCCCGCCCAGTTCCCAGAGCCAAATTCTTTTCGTCCAGCTCGCTGGCTGGGGGAATGTCCAGCCCCCCACCCATTTGCATCTCTCCCCTTTGGCTTTGGCAAGCGCAGCTGCATGGGGAGACGCCTGGCAGAGCTTGAGCTGCAAATGGCTTTGGCCCAG aTCTTGATCCACTTTGAGGTGCAGCCTGAGCCAGGTTCTGCCCCAATCAGACCCATGACCCGGACTGTTCTGGTACCTGAGAGAAGCATCAATCTACAGTTTGTGGACAGATAG
- the METTL1 gene encoding tRNA (guanine-N(7)-)-methyltransferase, producing the protein MAGAETRDAAEAEASQPQKRYYRQRAHSNPMADHTLCYPVKPEDMDWSELYPEFFTPPTQNQSHDDPKDEKEKRAQAQVEFADIGCGYGGLLVALSPLFPDTLMLGLEIRVKVSDYVQDRIRALRAAPGGGFQNIACLRSNAMKHLPNFFRKGQLTKMFFLFPDPHFKRTKHKWRIISPTLLAEYAYVLSVGGLVYTITDVLELHDWMCTHFEGHPLFERVPLEELSEDPIVGHLGTSTEEGKKVLRNGGKNFPAIFRRIQDPTLQAVTPSPTPPGH; encoded by the exons ATGGCGGGTGCCGAGACTCGGGACGCGGCAGAAGCTGAAGCCTCGCAGCCTCAGAAGCGCTACTATCGACAGCGGGCTCACTCCAACCCCATGGCAGACCATACACTGTGCTA CCCTGTGAAGCCAGAGGACATGGACTGGTCTGAGCTATATCCAGAGTTCTTCACTCCACCGACTCAAAATCAGAGCCACGATGAcccaaaagatgagaaagaaaagagagctcAGGCCCAAGTGGAGTTTGCAGACATAGGCTGTGGTTATGGTGGCCTGTTAG TGGCACTGTCACCGCTGTTCCCAGACACACTGATGCTGGGTCTGGAGATCCGGGTGAAAGTCTCAGACTATGTACAAGATCGGATTCGGGCCCTACGAGCAGCTCCTGGAGGTGGCTTCCAGAACATCGCCTGTCTCCGTAGCAATGCCATGAAACATCTTCCTAACTTCTTCCGCAAAGGCCAG CTGACAAAGatgttcttcctcttccctgaCCCACATTTCAAGCGGACAAAGCACAAGTGGCGAATCATCAGCCCCACACTGCTGGCAGAATATGCCTATGTGCTGAGTGTTGGG GGGCTGGTGTATACCATAACTGACGTGCTGGAGCTACATGACTGGATGTGCACCCATTTCGAAGGGCACCCCCTGTTTGAGCGTGTGCCTTTGGAGGAGCTG AGTGAAGACCCCATTGTGGGACATCTGGGCACCTCAACCgaggagggaaagaaagttcTACGCAACGGCGGGAAGAATTTCCCAGCCATCTTCCGAAGAATACAGGATCCCACCCTCCAGGCAGTGACCCCTAGTCCCACCCCTCCCGGTCACTGA